A DNA window from Bdellovibrio sp. BCCA contains the following coding sequences:
- a CDS encoding acetyl-CoA hydrolase/transferase family protein, with translation MTQFVSAEEALKVVKSGHGVFIQTAAATPQRLVKALTARAPEVQGVKIYSIHTEGDCSYAAPELEESFDVHSFFNGGNLRHTRKNLNSIFVPMFLSEIPHLFYSGAVPLDVALVQVSPPDNHGMCSLGPSVDISISAVRTAKVVIAQVNPKVPRSFGDAQIEFSKIHYAVEVDEELYIAPRTETSDIEIRVGRNVASLIEDGATLQMGIGAIPDATLRALTGHKDLGVHTEMFSDGLVDLYKTGAISNRFKARMGGKIVSSFVLGSRKVYDFIDNNPMVVMMDAAYTNDSHIIRQNPKVVAINSAIEVDLTGQVCADSIGSRIYSGIGGQMDFMRGAALSPGGKPIIALPSKTSKGQSKIVPFLKEGAGVTTTRAHVHYVVTEHGIAHLYGKTLKERVEALIAIADPEFQEELLRCSQKVLGF, from the coding sequence ATGACTCAGTTTGTATCCGCAGAAGAAGCTCTGAAAGTTGTTAAATCCGGACACGGTGTTTTTATTCAAACGGCCGCAGCAACTCCACAGCGCTTAGTGAAGGCTTTAACTGCCCGCGCGCCTGAAGTACAAGGTGTAAAAATATATTCTATTCACACCGAGGGAGATTGTTCCTATGCGGCTCCGGAACTTGAAGAGAGCTTCGACGTCCACAGTTTTTTCAATGGCGGGAATCTTCGTCACACACGTAAAAACTTAAACTCCATTTTTGTGCCGATGTTTTTAAGCGAAATTCCTCATTTATTTTACAGTGGCGCTGTTCCTTTAGATGTTGCTTTAGTGCAAGTCTCGCCTCCGGATAATCACGGTATGTGCAGCCTCGGTCCTTCCGTGGATATTTCAATTTCAGCCGTTCGAACTGCCAAAGTTGTTATTGCGCAGGTGAATCCCAAAGTTCCAAGATCTTTTGGTGACGCGCAAATAGAGTTCAGCAAAATTCACTATGCCGTTGAGGTCGACGAAGAGCTTTATATCGCGCCTCGGACAGAAACCAGTGACATTGAAATTCGTGTCGGACGCAATGTCGCAAGCCTTATTGAAGATGGAGCCACTTTGCAGATGGGAATTGGCGCTATTCCGGATGCGACCCTACGGGCGTTAACAGGACATAAAGATCTAGGAGTCCACACAGAAATGTTTTCAGACGGTCTTGTTGATCTTTACAAGACCGGTGCGATTTCAAACCGCTTTAAGGCACGTATGGGCGGGAAGATCGTTTCCAGTTTTGTTTTAGGATCTAGAAAAGTATATGACTTTATCGATAACAATCCCATGGTTGTGATGATGGACGCGGCCTATACTAACGACTCGCATATCATCCGACAAAACCCCAAGGTTGTCGCCATCAATAGCGCCATCGAAGTGGATCTTACTGGGCAAGTGTGCGCGGATTCCATTGGTTCACGCATCTACTCGGGCATCGGTGGGCAAATGGATTTCATGCGAGGAGCCGCCTTGTCTCCCGGTGGAAAACCGATCATCGCCTTACCTTCCAAAACCTCTAAAGGGCAAAGTAAAATTGTACCCTTTCTTAAAGAAGGAGCCGGGGTCACCACCACCCGCGCCCATGTTCACTATGTGGTCACCGAGCATGGCATCGCCCACTTATATGGCAAAACGCTGAAAGAACGCGTGGAAGCGCTTATTGCGATCGCAGATCCAGAGTTTCAAGAGGAGCTGCTAAGATGCTCTCAAAAGGTTCTCGGCTTTTAA
- a CDS encoding glycosyltransferase family 4 protein — MGEVRVLHCIQSLSWGGLELYTVELIQNLAKAGVNQRVFCSAHSRVAEELRHSDVELITFPEKKISKFKAALLIRKISREHKITHLHSHTRIDMWCCALSRWNSAVPKHVYNLYMNALPKKDLVHRWLFSKVDALCSSSEWVLSEARKNFPIAPEKLRLMRYGRKTEDYHTNPVQREELRAKMGFAQSDLVFGTLCRIDAGKGVRELVEALDYLSDEEIKKIHMVIVGDPTILGKNSEGQLTYETQSLELSEWINQKASEPRLKGHLHRVPFQKNFIPYIDILDVFILASYNETYSLSVLDSMLMEKPAIGTNAGGTTEQVGKNERGFLTEPRNAKSLSEALRFYIQNPDQVPQQGATARQWTLGQHSWNQTLTKTLALYKELEAR, encoded by the coding sequence ATGGGCGAAGTAAGAGTTCTTCACTGCATCCAGTCCCTTTCTTGGGGTGGACTTGAGCTTTACACTGTGGAGCTGATTCAAAACCTGGCAAAAGCCGGCGTGAATCAACGCGTGTTTTGCTCTGCTCACTCACGCGTCGCTGAGGAACTTCGTCATTCCGATGTCGAGTTGATCACGTTTCCAGAAAAGAAAATTTCAAAATTCAAAGCGGCTTTGCTGATTCGAAAAATCAGCCGCGAGCACAAGATCACTCACCTGCACTCTCACACCCGTATTGATATGTGGTGCTGTGCTTTGTCGCGCTGGAACTCTGCCGTTCCAAAGCATGTCTACAATCTCTACATGAATGCTCTACCGAAAAAAGACCTGGTTCATCGCTGGCTTTTTTCGAAAGTGGATGCCTTGTGCAGTTCTTCTGAATGGGTGCTTAGCGAAGCTCGCAAGAACTTTCCTATTGCGCCTGAGAAACTGCGTTTGATGCGCTATGGACGTAAGACAGAAGACTATCATACAAACCCTGTCCAACGCGAAGAACTGCGGGCAAAGATGGGTTTTGCTCAAAGTGATTTAGTTTTTGGAACTCTTTGCCGTATTGATGCGGGCAAAGGTGTTCGTGAACTCGTTGAAGCTTTAGACTATCTCAGCGATGAAGAAATTAAAAAAATTCACATGGTGATCGTGGGTGATCCGACAATCTTGGGGAAAAATTCTGAAGGTCAATTGACTTACGAAACTCAATCGTTGGAATTGTCCGAGTGGATCAACCAAAAAGCCTCCGAGCCTCGCTTAAAAGGTCACTTGCACCGCGTGCCGTTCCAAAAGAACTTCATTCCTTATATTGATATTTTGGACGTATTCATTCTAGCGTCTTACAACGAAACTTATTCATTGAGTGTTCTTGACTCTATGTTGATGGAAAAACCTGCCATTGGCACAAATGCCGGGGGAACAACAGAACAAGTTGGAAAAAATGAACGCGGATTTTTAACAGAGCCACGCAACGCCAAGAGTCTCAGTGAAGCCTTGCGATTTTATATTCAAAACCCCGATCAGGTTCCTCAACAAGGAGCCACGGCCCGGCAATGGACCTTGGGGCAACACTCCTGGAATCAAACTCTTACAAAAACCCTCGCTTTGTATAAAGAGCTGGAGGCAAGGTAG
- the rfbB gene encoding dTDP-glucose 4,6-dehydratase, protein MKQTVLLTGCAGFIGTNFVKTIACREDVKAKYDFVIVDALTYAGRLGNIQPELDAHSHLKFYQEDIRDAHKMHELFKKYQFSGVLNFAAESHVDRSIESPNIFVETNVLGTLNLLKESLSLFEKNSSFKYLQVSTDEVYGTLQMEDPAFTEDTPLAPNSPYSASKASADLMCRAFFETYKLPVVITRCSNNYGPYQVEEKFIPLMIKRAMANEPMPIYGTGMNIRDWIYVDDHNEGVWKAFTNGKAGEVYNLGGDSERQNLDVAKLILKQLGKPESLLNFVQDRKGHDFRYAINFGKSQKELGWTPKVKFEQEGLLRTIEHYKKLWAK, encoded by the coding sequence ATGAAGCAGACTGTTTTACTGACCGGTTGTGCCGGATTTATTGGAACTAATTTCGTTAAGACGATTGCCTGCCGCGAAGACGTAAAAGCAAAGTATGATTTTGTGATAGTGGATGCGTTGACTTACGCAGGACGCCTGGGAAATATTCAGCCGGAGCTGGATGCGCATTCGCATTTGAAGTTTTATCAGGAAGACATTCGTGACGCTCACAAGATGCATGAGCTTTTTAAAAAATATCAGTTCTCTGGTGTTTTGAATTTCGCCGCTGAATCTCACGTAGACCGCTCCATTGAAAGTCCCAACATCTTTGTTGAAACAAATGTTCTTGGAACTTTGAATCTTCTGAAAGAAAGCCTTTCTTTGTTTGAGAAAAACAGTTCGTTCAAATATCTGCAAGTCAGCACCGATGAAGTGTATGGAACTTTGCAAATGGAAGATCCTGCCTTTACTGAAGACACTCCCCTTGCGCCGAACAGTCCTTACAGCGCTTCGAAAGCCAGTGCGGATTTGATGTGCCGTGCGTTCTTTGAAACTTACAAGCTCCCTGTCGTAATCACTCGCTGCTCGAACAACTACGGTCCTTACCAAGTGGAAGAAAAGTTTATTCCTTTGATGATCAAGCGTGCGATGGCAAATGAACCCATGCCGATCTATGGAACTGGCATGAACATCCGCGATTGGATTTACGTCGATGACCACAATGAAGGCGTTTGGAAGGCTTTCACGAACGGCAAGGCCGGCGAAGTTTACAACTTAGGCGGCGATTCCGAGAGACAGAACCTGGATGTGGCAAAGTTGATCTTAAAACAACTTGGAAAGCCCGAGAGTTTATTAAACTTTGTTCAAGACCGCAAAGGTCACGACTTCCGCTATGCGATCAACTTTGGCAAATCGCAGAAGGAACTTGGCTGGACGCCGAAAGTGAAGTTTGAACAAGAAGGACTTCTTCGCACGATTGAGCATTATAAAAAACTATGGGCGAAGTAA
- the rfbA gene encoding glucose-1-phosphate thymidylyltransferase RfbA — protein sequence MKGIILAGGAGSRLYPMTRVMTKQLQSVYDKPMIYYPLSILMLGGIKDILLITTPDDQPLFQKLLGDGSQFGIKLSYKIQEKPNGLPEAFVLGEDFIGNDNVCLILGDNLFYGDLDFFRAAIKSQEAMQDDLHGRVFAYYVADPRAYGVVEFDKNSKKVKSIEEKPQNPKSNFAVPGLYLFDKTVAKRAKSLKPSPRGETEIVDLILSYHNEGKLGVEMMYRGLAWLDTGTPRSLLDAAAFIGAIEERQGLKVACLEEIAYRMKFITLAQLQKITNELPKCSYRSYLEKIISEEL from the coding sequence ATGAAGGGTATTATCCTTGCCGGAGGAGCCGGCTCTCGCCTCTACCCGATGACTCGGGTTATGACGAAGCAACTTCAATCGGTGTATGACAAGCCGATGATTTATTATCCTCTAAGTATTCTAATGCTTGGCGGAATCAAAGATATTTTGCTTATCACAACCCCAGATGACCAACCGTTGTTTCAAAAACTTTTGGGCGATGGTTCTCAGTTCGGCATTAAACTTTCTTATAAGATCCAAGAAAAGCCAAACGGTCTTCCTGAAGCATTCGTTTTAGGTGAAGACTTTATTGGCAACGACAACGTGTGCTTGATCTTGGGCGATAATTTGTTTTACGGGGACTTAGATTTCTTCCGTGCCGCGATCAAATCACAAGAAGCTATGCAAGATGATCTTCATGGTCGTGTGTTCGCATACTATGTCGCGGATCCTCGCGCTTATGGTGTTGTTGAGTTTGATAAGAATTCTAAAAAAGTAAAATCCATCGAAGAAAAACCGCAAAATCCAAAATCTAATTTTGCGGTCCCAGGACTTTATTTGTTTGATAAAACTGTGGCAAAACGCGCGAAGTCTTTGAAACCTTCTCCTCGTGGCGAAACAGAGATCGTGGATTTAATTTTGTCTTATCATAACGAAGGTAAGCTTGGCGTTGAGATGATGTATCGTGGTCTTGCATGGCTTGATACGGGAACACCAAGATCTTTGCTCGATGCTGCCGCATTTATTGGCGCGATTGAAGAACGTCAGGGTTTGAAAGTGGCTTGCCTTGAGGAAATCGCGTACCGCATGAAGTTTATTACTTTGGCGCAGTTACAAAAAATCACGAACGAACTTCCGAAGTGTTCTTACCGCTCTTATCTTGAAAAAATTATTTCTGAGGAACTATGA
- the rffA gene encoding dTDP-4-amino-4,6-dideoxygalactose transaminase has translation MKIPFNIPPKSSNEEKYISQAIANKKLSGEGSFNKKCSEWFNKNLPTKMTVITPSCTSALEMAMVLADIGPGDEVILPSFTFTSTANVVALYGAVPVFVDIDPLTMNIDPAEIEKAITPRTKVIMPVHYAGVGCDMDAIMTLANKHNIWVVEDAAQGIFASYKGRALGTLGHMAAFSFHETKNIVCGEGGCLTINDARLVARAEIVRDKGTNRQQFLNGQVDKYTWQDKGSSYLLSELSAAFLLSQLEEGEAITAKRLAIWNQYHAGLADLEKQGHLQRMTVPADCKANAHIYYFLLNSAEVRAALWSYLKEAGIQSTTHYVPLHSAPAGVKYGRVSGSMKVTDDHANRLLRLPMFADLSSQDAALVLEKIHSFFKR, from the coding sequence ATGAAAATTCCATTTAATATTCCGCCAAAAAGCTCGAATGAAGAGAAATATATTTCTCAGGCCATCGCCAACAAAAAACTCAGCGGCGAAGGTTCTTTTAATAAAAAATGTTCCGAGTGGTTTAATAAAAATCTTCCGACAAAAATGACAGTGATCACTCCTTCTTGCACATCGGCTCTTGAAATGGCGATGGTGCTTGCAGATATCGGCCCGGGCGATGAAGTGATTCTTCCTTCTTTCACATTCACTTCAACGGCGAACGTGGTGGCTCTTTATGGTGCTGTTCCTGTTTTTGTCGATATCGATCCTTTAACAATGAATATTGATCCTGCAGAAATTGAAAAAGCGATCACTCCCCGCACGAAAGTCATCATGCCCGTGCACTATGCTGGAGTCGGTTGTGATATGGATGCCATCATGACCCTCGCCAACAAACATAACATCTGGGTTGTGGAAGATGCAGCTCAAGGCATCTTCGCATCTTACAAAGGTCGCGCTTTAGGAACTTTGGGCCACATGGCGGCTTTTAGCTTCCATGAAACAAAGAACATTGTCTGCGGCGAAGGTGGTTGTTTAACCATCAACGACGCTCGCTTGGTTGCCCGTGCTGAAATCGTTCGCGACAAAGGAACCAATCGTCAGCAGTTTTTAAATGGCCAAGTAGACAAGTACACATGGCAGGACAAAGGGTCTTCTTATCTGCTTTCTGAACTGTCGGCCGCTTTTCTTCTTTCGCAACTAGAAGAAGGCGAAGCGATCACGGCAAAACGTTTAGCGATTTGGAATCAATACCATGCAGGTCTTGCTGATCTTGAAAAACAAGGTCACTTGCAACGCATGACTGTGCCTGCTGATTGCAAGGCCAATGCGCATATTTATTATTTCCTTTTAAATTCCGCAGAAGTTCGTGCGGCTCTTTGGAGTTATCTTAAAGAGGCTGGCATTCAGTCGACGACTCACTACGTGCCTTTGCATTCGGCGCCTGCGGGTGTGAAGTACGGCCGCGTATCGGGTTCTATGAAAGTCACGGACGATCATGCCAACCGTCTTTTGCGTCTTCCGATGTTTGCAGATTTAAGCTCCCAAGACGCGGCTTTGGTTCTTGAAAAAATCCATTCTTTCTTTAAGAGGTAA